The Indicator indicator isolate 239-I01 chromosome 18, UM_Iind_1.1, whole genome shotgun sequence genome includes a region encoding these proteins:
- the DNAJC18 gene encoding dnaJ homolog subfamily C member 18, whose product MTYTAEQLDGVRRIKRCRNYYEILGVERDASEEELKKAYRKLALKFHPDKNRAPGATEAFKAIGNAFAVLSSPEKRLRYDKLGSDQEHLSPGPPRHYDYYTEFEADITPEEIFNVFFGGHFPTGNIHMFSNVARDSHYYPRRHRNERAWTQEQEEEENRPQNSYSAFLQLMPVFIIIIVSVVTQLMATNPPYSLFYKSSLGHVISRETENLQVPYYVDKNFEKNYQGAELQELEKTVEKDYIDYIQTSCWKEKQQKSDLSNLAKLYRDERLKQKAESLKLEHCEKLSSLIGMHKGG is encoded by the exons ATGACCTACACGGCGGAACAGCTGGACGGCGTGCGGCG AATAAAGCGGTGTCGGAACTACTATGAGATTCTGGGGGTAGAGAGGGACGCCAGCGAGGAGGAGCTGAAGAAAGCCTACCGCAAACTGGCCCTGAAATTTCACCCTGACAAGAACCGCGCTCCCGGGGCCACCGAGGCGTTCAAAG ccataGGCAATGCCTTTGCAGTTCTGAGCAGCCCAGAGAAGCGCCTGCGGTACGACAAGTTGGGCAGCGACCAGGAGCACCTCAGCCCCGGCCCGCCCAGGCACTATGACTACTACACTGAGTTTGAAGCAGACATTACACCAGAAGAAATATTCAATGTCTTTTTTGGGGGGCACTTCCCTACAG gaaaTATCCACATGTTCTCAAATGTAGCCAGAGACTCCCACTATTACCCACGGAGGCACCGAAATGAAAGAGCGTGGACACAGgagcaagaggaggaagaaaacaggCCACAG AACTCATACTCTGCATTTCTTCAGCTGATGCCTgttttcatcatcatcatcgtgTCGGTTGTAACTCAGCTGATGGCCACCAACCCACCCTACAGCCTGTTCTACAAATC GTCCCTCGGCCACGTTATCAGCAGAGAAACGGAGAACTTGCAGGTGCCTTACTACGTTGATAAGAACTTTGAAAAGAACTATCAAGGAGCAGAGCTTCAAGAGCTGGAAAAAACAGTTGAAAAAGATTACATAGACTATATTCAGACCAGCTgctggaaggagaagcagcaaa aGTCTGATCTGTCCAACTTGGCCAAGCTGTACAGAGACGAGCGgctaaagcagaaagcagagtccCTGAAACTTGAGCACTGTGAGAAGCTCTCCAGTCTGATTGGAATGCACAAAGGGGGCTGA